A region of the Esox lucius isolate fEsoLuc1 chromosome 10, fEsoLuc1.pri, whole genome shotgun sequence genome:
acatatcaaatgttgaaactgagacattgtagtgtttcttgaaaaatatatgcccactttgaatttgatgccagcagcatgttttatcacacaactaattaggtcaatacacaacaggtcagtaacaatactgggtattaaaagatcattccagagttgatgagtctttcagaagtaaagatggggaggggttcaccactctgtgaaagactgcacaggcaaacagtgctacaatttaagaataagaatgtttctcaacgtaaaattggaaagagtttggggatctcatcatccacAGTAccaaaaatcattaaaatattcagagaatccagagtgAGTGTACTCTGCATGCAAGGGACActttgaaaaccaatattggatgattgtgatctttgggccctcaggcggcactgctttaaaaacagtcatgattctgtagtggaaatcattacatgggctcaggaacgcTTCAGAAAacctgtgaacacagtatgttgctgcatccacaaatgcatgataaaactctacaatgcaaagaagaaaccagatataaacaagatccagaaccactgccaccttctctggacCCAAGCCggtttaagatggactgaggcgaagttgaaaactgtcctgttatctgacaaatcaaaatgtgaaaatctttatcagtgcacagttcgaaagccagcatccgtgatggtatgggggtgcattagtgcacatggcatgtgtGACTTACACATCTATAAACGCACCATTAATgcagaacaatatatacaggttttggagcaacatatgctaccatccagacaacgtctttttcagggaaggctttgcttatttcagcaagacaatgccaaaccacattctgcaggttttataacagcatggctccatagtaaaatagtctgggtcaTTAATTGGCCTTCCTGCagttcagacctgtcacccattgaaaagatttggcgcattatgaaacgaaaaatacgacaaaggagaccctgaactgagCCGCTCAAACCTTATATCAAgcaacaaaacataacattttcaaaactacagcaattatTGGCCTCAGTTCctaaacgcttacagagtattgttaaaagaagaggtgatgccaCCAAgtggtaaatatgcccctgtcccaacttttttgaaacgtgttactggcataaaatttaaaatgggcaagtatttttccaaaaacaatataatttctcagtttcaacatgttgtctttgtacaataaaaaatacatctcaaaaaaattaagggaacacttaaatcgaGTCTCGATAAACTGAACAATAAAGAtcaaaatgtgtaatttgttgagaacaaaatgacgaaaacaacggtcaatggaaaccaaaatcaccagctgattgagggctggattcaaaataaaagcaaacaattgaaatcacaggctgttccaacttgcgtgaatttcatcacggcaactcataatgtgactcactagtgtgtatggcccccatgtgcctttatgtactcccgacaacgtctgggcatgctcctgatgagatggcagatgTACCTATATACAATGATCAGCCATAACCTAATGccccacctgcctaatatggtgtaggtccctcttttgccaccaaaacagccctgacccatcgaggcatggactccactagacctctaaaggtgtgctgtggtatctggcaccaagacattagcagcagatcctttaagtcctgtatgttgcgaggtggggcctccatggatcggacctgtttgtccagcacatcccacagatgctcgattggattgagatctggggaatttggaggccaggtcaacaccttgaactcgttgtgttcctcaaaccattcctgaaccatttttgctttgtggcaggccgcacaatcctgctgaaagaggccattgccatcagggaataccgttgccatgaaagggtgcacatggtctgcaacgatgcttaggtaggtggtatgtgtcaaagttacatccacatgaatggcaggacccaagatttctcagcagaacattgcccaaagcatcacactgcctccaccagcttgccttcttcccatagtgcatcccatgtgttctccaggtaagcgacacacacgcactggGCCAttcacatgatgtaaaaggtaacgtgattcatcagaccaggccaccttcttccattgctctgtggtccagttctgatgctcacgtgcccattgtaggtgctttcggcagtggacagggctcagcatgggcaccctgactggtctgcggctacacagccacatacgcaacaaactgcagaGCACTGTGCGTTCTgatacctttctatcagtaccagcattaactttttcagtaaTAGTAGCTCGTCTgtggacactagcaaaacgcaaaactagagaataatcagccaggaaggataaggagaaagcAATGTTTTAACTCATTACTAAAAGATGCCTACATTTTAGCTTTTAAGAGTGTCATTTGGTCTATTCAAAAATCCACATGAAATAAAGCATTaatttttaacacatttattttcagggAGCATTTTGCCCCAGAGTGGGGAATTCTGACCTCATAGTCGGACAAaaatacccccccaccccacccccccctcaaAAGTCTGGATTTATTGAATAACAAAGAAACTATCAATTCTGCCCATGTATTTCCCATTAAATTGTGATTGCCTAGGGAAAGCCAGTATTGTAAcctattataaaatgtttgcatcTAAAAAGTGTAATTTTTTATCTGTGTTTTTCCATAAAAGACTCAGACTCGCTGCTCCCtccatgtgtgttttattgaaTACCCTCATACACATTAaagaacagaaaacacacattagtatgacaaacatttaattaaatatttttcatgaaCTCAACAGATATGTTTATAAGCCAAAGTAAAAACTTAAATAATTCCAGGGGAGACACATGTAATGTAGTTTCCGTGTAGATTTCGGTAAGGTGGAGGAAGGCCGCTCAGACATTGCCTGCAGACACAGATCAAGTCTTGCGTTGCTAAAATTCTACAATCGCCATGTTGTTGTCACGTCTCCCTGGCTTACGCAGATCTAAGCCCCAGTCCTTACGAGGGGGAAAATGCTAAACTGACCTTTGATCAGTGTCTAGACACAACTTCCTCCTACTCCTTTAGGGCTGTGGGGATAGTTGAAGCATAGCAGTGCACTAATggtggacacacagacacacacacacacacacacacacacattctcacactcacacaataAACACATAGACACAGCAGATTTTCTCAGACCTTGCAGTGGAGCACAAGTGACCATCTCTACCATAATTCAATCGCAAACCATTTCATTCCTTCTCCCATTTACCCCACTGACTTTGTCACAAGGTCACAACAATGCGCTGATTGTGCTGACACTGTGGTACAGCGAATGGGTACAGTAAGGTGTTGTGTGGTCAACACACTGACCGACCGGGGCGTGTGTTGCTGGGTTGGATTCTGCGTGGTTGTCTTTAGGTGGACATGCTGAGCAGTGTTGTGATTGACGGCGTACAGATTAGTTGTAATAGTAAATACAGTCATGTTGGAAGTCTGTCTGTGATTGATAAAGATAATCAGGTTGTTCAACACAAATGGGCACGgttgggtatgtgtgtgtgtgtgtgtgtgtgtgtgttgggagacGAGAGGGAGTGCACCTGGATCTGGGCAGCATAGCTTTTGAGAAGTTAAAGAACGCAATGGTAAATTTTAGCaggctgtagtgtgtgtgtgtgtgtgcacatgtgtgtgtgtgtgtgtgtgtgcataattTGAGAATACATTATGACTTTGTGTAGTCGCTACAGGGTTGTTGGGCCTGTTTGTTGGTGCAGGGGAGAATCCAGGGGCTCGGGTAGTTATTCTAGCCCACCCAGACATCTCATCTCGCCACATCATTGCTGGCTGACTCCCATCTGCTGGTGGTCCGGCTCTGGCTCGTCCTCCACGCCTGCATGGTACTGCTCAAATGTTTCATCGTCTATGTCTGGTAGACCCAGCAGctagacagagagagcgagtcAGAAaagggggacagggagacagagagagattacACTTacgttttagtaatttagcgGATGCTCTCATCCAGTAAGTAATGTAACACATATTAAAGGGATGAGGGTGACATTTTATGGTTGGTTGATTTTGTGTTCTTTCATAGGGTCGTGGCAttattatttgaatttgaattattaCGGGCTAGTGATGTACGGGGTCATTTATGAGACGTACGGGTCGAAAGGAAGTGAAGACTTTGTCCAGGACCTCTAGCAACGTCTTCTTCCCACAGGAAGAGATGTAGTCTTGGGCTAGCTGGAGAAACGGCAGGCAGTCTTCACTCTCACTCCATACATGCTGtagacacacgcgcgcacacgcacacacacacacacacacacacacaggttagaaactcaacacacacagccacatcaTTAGCGTAGTACTGTTGGAATATCAAAGGTGGGTCCAGATGGTAGCTAGATGCTGGTAAAAGGCTGGGTTTATGAGGTCATAGTACAGAGatttacacagagagagataatgCTCATGATTCAGGGACGAGAGGCCAAGGAATGTCACAGGACAAAATAACCACCGTAGCTCTACATgtatgaacacaaacacacacacacacacacacacacacgctgacatgctcacacgcacacattgtGACGGCCAACAGTATTGACAACCATGCAAATGATGAAACTTAAAGGGTCTTTGTGTATAATGTTTCCATtgtaatatcagaaaatgtccataatacaTTGCCAGTGGAATGGAAATGTTTCACAACATTTGCTCaccaaacaattattttgggtGGATACTAAAGCATGTCCTTAAATGTCGAATTTCTATTGGTTGAAAGAAGCTGCTCTCTAATTtgttgtcaaatggaaaagctgcAGCCTCTCATCTGTCAGAGTCACTAGAAGACGTGATGTTCTCCTCCTAAAGACCATCAAAGAACAATGGCAGACTGGACTGAGTGAAAGTCTTTGGTAATTTCCTAGTGGCTAAAAGTCTACACAGTTCACTCAATGTATGTTCGAGGAAGAAAATATTAACTGAATAGTAAAGGAAATAATTATGCAATCTAAATCTCTATAAAACACCTTTAAAATATCcccaaattatatattttacatacagGGCCAATTTCCATATACAGAGAAACCAACTGCCACAGATATGTCATTTTTAAAACTAAATTCACCTCACTAGATTGGGGAAAGTTGGTTTTACTGTGAAATGTTCTTACTGCTATTCACTTCCACACTGAGAATAATTTCTCCATCCAGCCCAAAATCCTCACATTACAGAACTTTCCATGGTCGACTTTACCTGAGAAAACTTGAgatcctcacaagtatagtaagACAAACGCACGACCAAAACATCAACATATTACAGCAATTTAAAATGTGGGACTGTGTACCAATCTACTACAAGGACTGTGTGATAGGCCCGTAAACTAAAGCCTTTGGCACAACCATAGGCTCACTAATTGGCAACCACAATAAAGCGCCCCCTGTGACCAAGATGGAATAGTGCATTTACTGTGCATGCGAGTCCCATCTGATAGAAGTATTGATTGGCAGCGTAACAGGAACTAATGATTCGATTAGACAACGTCTTTCAGAGCGAGAGGTGCCATATCTCACTGCAGACTAGCACTGAAAGTCTTTCTTTGACTAATAATAAGTAATACTAAGTTATTGGACGCACATATCGTTCTGTTACAAGCTTTAATCGACCACTAATGTGTAGCTCCCACCCAATTGATGCACCAATTTGGTGCCTGAACCCTCACCACACATTAGTTACGTGGTGGAGAAGTGAGGGGTGATATATGCCAATTAGGTACAACGCAAAAGGAAACATTTCATGCCCCACAGACAAGGGGAGCCCAACCCTGGGCAAATCCCTGTCATTTTGTCAATGCCAGATCTTTATAACAAGCCACATCATTCACAGAGTTTCAGTCAACGTTGGGCCTATTGGTTTCCGAGATATCTTGTCGACTGGCCAAGCGCGTGTTTCTTAGCGCGTGCCCCAATCTCGATCACAGAGTGAAATGGATGGAGATAAACGTGTGTCCATTATATTTCCATCATGTGCTTAACGTTAATTTTCTGGCATGTgttgtttcaaatatgttttaaagaaCACAAATATATAGGCATCAGAGGAATTGAAATTAAAACTGAAGTGAAAGAGACAATGTGATATAAACAGTGACTTTACCCACTTCCCCAAGATAGTTTCTGTGCTAAGGGTACTccaataacctttttttttagaGTACAGACCTTATGTCATTTTGAAAGGCTGTCACTCATATAGCATAT
Encoded here:
- the mturn gene encoding maturin encodes the protein MAFKQLVEVAEKWCLSVPFDLIFAEEDDERRLDFYAEPGISFYVLCPDNMTGGTDNFHVWSESEDCLPFLQLAQDYISSCGKKTLLEVLDKVFTSFRPLLGLPDIDDETFEQYHAGVEDEPEPDHQQMGVSQQ